The segment actttattgaaattattaaagtGGGTCCACATGTGTTGATTAATTGTACATTATTAgctatctttttcaattaacATCagataagtttttatttatttattggactTGAGCATCTCATTAAGTGTGagctttaaattttattttttatgatgggccaaaaataaaataaaataatataaataggtTGAAGTCTCAGTATAAACATATTAGAGATTCTACTCATATTCCATCGTTGAGTAAAATGGTTGTTCTTTCTAGAAAAGAAAGGTTTAGATGTGGAAGACTAAAACCACATTCTACTACATCACAATGGATGTAGGTAtgcttccaatttatttttcttgatgatATAACATGATCTTAATTTTGGGATGAAACACATGATCTTGATTTTGGGTTATTACTTGATCTTGTTGTAATTGGACTATTAATATGAGATCTTGTATAGGTTATAACATGAGATGGAATGTTTAGGTATTCCTATAAGTAGTTTAGGTAACCCCTACAATCTTTTGATATGATTTCGAGTACTAATAGAAGAAAAgaggatattaaaaaaaaaaaaaaaacaatgatctTACCACTCTTACTAAGataatgaataatattttttagaggtaagaaaaaacaaactctAAAATAGTGAATTTTGTAGAATATTAGTtaataaatcttaaaattaaataaaaatttataaaatttataaaagaaaataagaagtttttaagatatatatcaagacaagaatatttttgtattgtattgattatgaaaatttaagttAACAACACTATACAACAAtgttaataatttgaaatgccccattaattgaattaaaaatagaaattacaAGTACAAACTTTTTAGCTACAAACCTTTATTACTTTTATCTTTACAATACATCTCaactaataatattaaattatatacatataataaattaaattataataataatattgttgggttgcatcattaaaaatataaaagaaattatgataaCGGTCATGTCGTCATTTTGAAAACCTTATTTGTGGGTTGGGTGGGCCGACACTGCTTTGGGCTTTTGCGTTGGACCTTTGACTctaggttaaaaaaaattatcagcTCTAGCCCaacccataaaaaaattttgacctGACTTGGAGTTCGGACATTTTGTCAAGTCTTTTGGGGCATATTTAAGAGGTTTGGGCCATTGTCAACCCATGTAGCAATACCCGAGTTGGGTCAAGAAACTACCTTTACAGCTCAAGCCTTAAATCCTCCAAAAACCCCGTGCCCTAGGGTTGGTTTCTGCAACAGCAGAGTTTCTAAGCAGCCATGAATCGAGCCAAGGCAATTCTGTTCTCCATCAGATTCGCCAACTCATTTCGCTCGACTCAGTTTCGAAGAGCAAGCTCACTGTGCTATCAGGTGACTCAGTCCTCTCGTTTCTCTCCATCTTTCTCAAATCAATCTTATACTTCTGCTTTTCCTTACACCCTTTACGGAAAACTGTTCTTTTCATCAAAGCCAAACTCGATTGTAGAGCTTGTTTTGGAAAACGATTGGTCAGACGAGTTAGAGAGCGAGTTAGAAAAATCCAGTTCAGTGTTGACACACGAAACTGTTATCTACGTCCTTAAGAAACTCGACAAAGACCCACAAAGGACTTGGAATTTCTTTAATTGGGTCACCGAGAAAAATGGGTTTAGACCCAGTTCTGCTGTGTATAGCTTAATTCTTAGAAGTTTGGTTCACGGGGAGTCTACGAAGCAGTTTTGGGTGACAATTAGGAAAATGAAAGAGCAAGGGTTTTGTATCGATAAAGAGACATATTTAACGATATTAGGGGTTTTTAAGAAGGGAAAGATGGCTAGTGAAGAAGTGGCTTTGACCCACTTCTATAATAGGATGGTTCAAGAGAATGCAATGGATGAGGTTGTGAAGAAGGTGGTTGAACTGGTTACAATGTCCGTCTGGAGCAGTGAGGTTGAGAAAAAACTGGGGGAGTTGAAGAATTCTTTTTCAGATAATTTTGTGTTGCATGTGTTGAGGGAACTAAGAGGATACCCTTTAAAGGCTTTAAGGTTTTTCCAGTGGGTTGGTGAATGTCCGGGTTATGAACACAGTAGCATTACTTACAATGTGATTGCAAGGGTTCTAGGCCGGGATGATTCGATTGGGGAGTTTTGGAGCATGGTTGAGGAAATGAAGAGTAAGGGTCATGAGATGGATATTGATACTTACATAAAGATATCGAGACAGTTTCAGAAGAACAAGATGCTTGAGGATGCAGTGAAGCTTTATGAGATTATGATGGATGGGCCATATAAGCCCTCAGTTCAGGATTGCACCATGCTTTTACGGAGCATCTCATTGAGTAGTAATCCGGATTTAGCTTTGGTTTTTAGAGTCACAGAGAAATATGAGGCTGTGGGTAATTCCCTTTGTAAGGCTGTCTATGATGGGATTCATAGGTCCTTGACAAGTGTGGGAAGGTTTGATGAAGCAGGTAAGATTATGGAGTCCATGAGAAGTGCTGGCTGTGAACCCGACAACATCACATACAGCCAACTGGTTTATGGACTTTGTAAAGCAAGGAAGCTAGAAGAAGCATGTAAGTTGCTGGATGAAATGGAGGCATGTGGATGTGTTCCTGATATCAAGACTTGGACTATTTTGATTCAAGGGCACTGTGCAGCCAAGGAGGTTGATAAGGCATTAATTTGTTTTGCAAAGATGATGGAAAAAAACTGTGATGCTGATGCTGATCTCTTGGAGGTTTTAATAAATGGTTTTCTTAGCCAGAAAAGGATAGATGGTGCTTACAAATTGCTCGTGGAAATGGTGAATACGGCTCATTTAGTACCCTGGCAAGCTACGTATAAACTCATGATCAATAAGCTTTTAGGGGTAAGGAAACTAGAAGAAGCAATAAACCTTCTTCATCTAATGAAGAAACAAAACTACCCACCTTTCCCAGAAccttttattgaatatatttcaAAGTTTGGAACAGTGGAGGATGCTGGGGAATTCTTGAACGCATTGAGTGCAAAGAAATATCCATCCCAATCAGCTTATGTTCATGTTTTTGAATCGTTTTTTCAGCAAGGCAGAGAGTCTGAAGCCAAGGATCTGCTCTATAAGTGCCCTCATCATATTCGTAAGCATCCAGACATTTGCAAACTTTTTGGGTCTGCAAAGAGTGAGTATGCTACTGAAAAGAGGTAGTATGTTGGTGATTTGGGCAGTTTTGTAGCGTGAGCTGTAAAGCAAAAGCTTTAGTGCGGTTGTTATAATTCTcagacaatatctatatggaGGGTATTTGCTTTGTTCCTCTTTGTTTCTACTTATTAACTGACACAAACAAAGAGTTGTATGGCCAATCATCAACACACACAATACAAATCTGTTCATTAAATGACCC is part of the Vitis riparia cultivar Riparia Gloire de Montpellier isolate 1030 chromosome 17, EGFV_Vit.rip_1.0, whole genome shotgun sequence genome and harbors:
- the LOC117904897 gene encoding pentatricopeptide repeat-containing protein At3g48250, chloroplastic; its protein translation is MNRAKAILFSIRFANSFRSTQFRRASSLCYQVTQSSRFSPSFSNQSYTSAFPYTLYGKLFFSSKPNSIVELVLENDWSDELESELEKSSSVLTHETVIYVLKKLDKDPQRTWNFFNWVTEKNGFRPSSAVYSLILRSLVHGESTKQFWVTIRKMKEQGFCIDKETYLTILGVFKKGKMASEEVALTHFYNRMVQENAMDEVVKKVVELVTMSVWSSEVEKKLGELKNSFSDNFVLHVLRELRGYPLKALRFFQWVGECPGYEHSSITYNVIARVLGRDDSIGEFWSMVEEMKSKGHEMDIDTYIKISRQFQKNKMLEDAVKLYEIMMDGPYKPSVQDCTMLLRSISLSSNPDLALVFRVTEKYEAVGNSLCKAVYDGIHRSLTSVGRFDEAGKIMESMRSAGCEPDNITYSQLVYGLCKARKLEEACKLLDEMEACGCVPDIKTWTILIQGHCAAKEVDKALICFAKMMEKNCDADADLLEVLINGFLSQKRIDGAYKLLVEMVNTAHLVPWQATYKLMINKLLGVRKLEEAINLLHLMKKQNYPPFPEPFIEYISKFGTVEDAGEFLNALSAKKYPSQSAYVHVFESFFQQGRESEAKDLLYKCPHHIRKHPDICKLFGSAKSEYATEKR